A stretch of the Uranotaenia lowii strain MFRU-FL chromosome 3, ASM2978415v1, whole genome shotgun sequence genome encodes the following:
- the LOC129752264 gene encoding uncharacterized protein LOC129752264, translating to MASSSCGKCDRFDTDDMIACESCSARFHCDCVGESPGITGRKFKCDVCLSKKTRKTTTKKPTKVGDSSANLPPTQSLGAIREVCGNLAVLVDPVLSIPPVMSENYSRTPDCDQATIISQGRHTAGLMELDFDQELQKMRDEMERNERKLEQERVLREKQLEFKRQYAEKCQNQEKQLQQKQLEMEKSILAKKLADEMEFQQQQRALREDYERACSEMLSVSQEEAIGGYDPIKERDDLSGIEKVKKWLRDDEPKQINNAVNPHSGCKFERPTYPKPLAEKVQKRIISDEQSSASGIDDYPPRAGVVQSVVDREPQPGPTRAQLAARSALLRNLPTFSGKPEEWPLFISSYKNSTEACGLSNQENLVRLQDCLKGPALESVRSRLMLPSSVPKIIEMLREVYGRPEQLIHSLLSKVKRVAAPRVDRLETFIQFGMVVQELCDHLEAAELHDHLVNPTLIQELVEKLPAATKREWVQFKRAEGRTTLRTFADFTSKIMSEASEVTLVVDQKFSDLRLGEKPRSKEKGFLQAHSSGAVGNPFPVPSICRFCRKDNHRIRNCDDFRSRPLKERIRLMTQWKLCELCLNEHDGWCRFKITCNVGSCRQHHHPLVHRDSREPLPARQHSVRSMDDSPAQSPMPMNAHHHTKFPVIFRMTPVTIHNGNHSIKTMAYIDEGSSITLIEDNLARELELKGIPQPLTLQWTANVVRHEALSECVCVEISGDGGDRFQLSDAHTVKKMHLPRQLIDFQQISNQYPHLRGVFAATHTGEEPRILIGLNNVFLFAPLESRVGDPSEPIAVRSHLGWTIYGPRKPQGSSVFVGCHDEMRVTNLDLHDQIRTYFQADDSGFLVKELPESDDLKRARSILNRTTVRVDGRYEVGLLWAKDDIKLPDSFAMALQREKHFERRLKKNPHIEQVVRQQVEAYLSKRYAHKATPEELDSAEPGRIWYLPLNYVENPKKPGKVRLVWDAAAQAHGISLNSVLLPGPDLLTSLPAVIQRFRERKVAFGADLREMYHQIRVREQDRQAQRFLFRSNPNVEPEIYIMDVCTFGSACSPAVAQFVKKLNATQFVDKFPEAVGVIDRRHYVDDYYDCTDTEEQAITRAQQVRYIHQQAGFEFHGWVSNCKSVLQALGAPSTTEVALSDPKTSGTQRVLGIIWKPEEDVFVFSTDVRTDLQPYFYNQIRPTKRIALSGIMSLFDPLGFLAPFTILGKLLLQDLWRTGCEWDQLIDDDSFAKWQQFTSFMPAVGSVKIERCYLQTFSPEAYGTLELHTFVDASEQAYGATSFFRITEGNSYRCSLVMAKTKVSPLKQLSIPRMELCAAVLGSALVNKIECEHDLKVTKRVFWSDSRTVLSWIRSDQRKYKPFVGFLIGTILQNTKIDEWRWVPTKHNIADIVTKPSASLFLETDSPWFLGPDFLRKDESEWPEQHLPSPNTTEELRVCHQHHTTISSFSFIDVTRISKWNILLRTICCVFRFASNCRRKAKKEPIETVEAPDSTKRLVVRFVPGVVVPLQQSEYERAETVLWKMAQHQHYFDELATLKKNEGLPKEKWLSIEKTSPLHRLLPFLDDLGVLRVDGRTREATFIPFDTRFPIILPREHAVTYHLINFYHQRYGHANKETVFNEMRQRFHISKLRPVIDRVGKQCQWCAVRKSRPRPARMAPLPVERFTPYLKPFSYVGVDYFGPIEVTVGRRSEKRWIVLFTCLSVRAIHLEVAYRLNTDSCIMAIRRFVLRRGPPVTFFSDNGTNLKAASKELQEQIKHIDTASANVFTNARTRWSFNPPSAPHMGGIWERMVRSTKAAMTTLTSGSRMTDEILLTVITEAEEIVNTRPLVYLPQDSDVPESLTTNHFLRGSSSGQLDLPIPPTGEAAALRSTYRRSQLLSDELWKRWLKEYLPSLNVRSKWIELNEPLKKDDLVFVTDDLCRNSWIRGQIVDVIPGKDNQVRQVLVRTSSGVFRRPVTKLAVIEVGSSSKSDSEAGSGQVLRAGEC from the coding sequence ATGGCATCATCGAGCTGTGGGAAGTGCGATCGTTTCGATACGGATGACATGATAGCTTGCGAATCATGTTCGGCCCGGTTCCACTGTGACTGTGTGGGAGAGTCCCCAGGAATAACCGGTCGAAAATTTAAGTGCGATGTTTGTCTTTCCAAGAAGACACGGAAAACCACAACTAAAAAGCCTACAAAAGTTGGTGATTCGAGTGCTAATCTTCCGCCCACTCAATCACTGGGTGCTATCCGAGAAGTCTGTGGTAATTTAGCCGTGCTTGTGGATCCCGTTTTATCAATTCCTCCAGTGATGAGTGAAAATTATTCCCGAACACCCGATTGTGATCAAGCCACGATCATCTCCCAAGGTCGTCATACTGCCGGCCTAATGGAACTCGATTTTGATCAGGAGCTTCAGAAAATGAGGGACGAAATGGAACGTAACGAGAGGAAGTTGGAACAGGAACGGGTACTACGTGAGAAGCAGCTGGAATTCAAGCGTCAGTATGCCGAAAAGTGCCAAAATCAGGAGAAGCAGctccaacaaaaacaactcgAAATGGAGAAATCCATATTAGCGAAGAAATTAGCTGATGAAATGGAATTTCAACAACAGCAACGTGCACTCCGGGAAGATTACGAGCGCGCTTGTAGTGAAATGCTATCGGTCAGCCAAGAAGAAGCTATCGGTGGATACGATCCGATCAAGGAACGAGATGATCTTTCTGGTATCgagaaagtgaaaaagtggCTTCGGGATGACGAACCGAAACAAATCAACAATGCGGTCAACCCACATTCGGGTTGTAAATTCGAACGTCCAACGTACCCAAAGCCTCTTGCAGAAAAAGTACAGAAACGAATTATATCTGACGAACAGTCCAGCGCCAGTGGAATTGATGATTACCCCCCGAGAGCTGGTGTCGTACAATCCGTCGTTGATCGCGAGCCGCAGCCAGGGCCAACAAGGGCACAGCTCGCTGCGCGTTCAGCTTTACTAAGAAATTTGCCAACCTTCAGCGGCAAGCCAGAGGAATGGCCGCTTTTTATTAGCTCCTACAAAAATTCAACCGAAGCTTGCGGTTTGTCGAACCAGGAGAATTTAGTGAGGCTTCAAGACTGCCTCAAAGGTCCCGCTCTTGAGTCCGTCCGAAGCCGACTGATGCTGCCGTCTTCAGTAccgaaaataattgaaatgctCCGTGAAGTGTACGGCCGGCCGGAGCAGCTTATACACTCACTGCTCAGCAAAGTAAAACGAGTCGCTGCACCGAGGGTTGATCGGCTAGAAACTTTCATCCAGTTTGGAATGGTTGTCCAGGAATTATGCGACCATCTAGAAGCAGCTGAGCTCCACGATCACCTGGTGAATCCCACCCTGATCCAAGAGCTAGTCGAGAAGCTGCCAGCAGCCACCAAGAGAGAGTGGGTCCAATTCAAACGCGCCGAGGGGAGGACTACCCTCCGAACATTCGCcgattttacttcaaaaatcatgtCTGAAGCTAGCGAAGTAACTTTGGTGGTGGACCAGAAGTTTTCTGACCTTCGACTCGGTGAAAAGCCTAGATCAAAGGAAAAAGGTTTCCTTCAGGCGCATTCCAGTGGAGCTGTGGGGAATCCATTCCCGGTACCATCGATTTGTCGATTCTGCAGAAAGGATAATCACAGAATCCGAAACTGTGATGATTTCCGATCACGTCCCCTGAAGGAAAGAATCAGACTGATGACCCAGTGGAAGCTTTGTGAGCTATGTCTGAATGAGCACGACGGATGGTGCCGATTCAAAATTACGTGCAACGTAGGTTCCTGCCGTCAACATCATCATCCACTAGTACATCGTGATTCCCGAGAACCCCTACCAGCAAGGCAACATTCTGTGCGATCAATGGATGATTCTCCCGCTCAATCTCCCATGCCAATGAACGCCCATCATCACACGAAATTTCCCGTTATTTTCCGAATGACTCCAGTCACTATACACAACGGTAACCATTCAATAAAAACGATGGCATACATTGACGAGGGTTCGTCAATCACATTGATCGAAGACAACCTAGCACGAGAGTTAGAATTGAAAGGCATTCCCCAACCGCTGACTTTGCAGTGGACCGCAAACGTAGTTCGGCACGAAGCTCTCTCCGAGTGTGTCTGCGTAGAAATTTCCGGCGATGGAGGTGATCGTTTCCAGCTGAGTGATGCGCATACAGTTAAGAAGATGCACCTACCGCGCCAGCTGATCGACTTTCAACAAATTTCGAACCAGTATCCACACTTGCGAGGTGTGTTTGCTGCTACCCACACAGGGGAAGAGCCACGAATATTAATCGgattgaataatgttttcttgtTTGCGCCGCTCGAATCACGAGTCGGTGATCCGTCGGAGCCGATCGCTGTCCGCTCGCATCTGGGGTGGACAATCTACGGGCCACGAAAGCCACAAGGTTCCTCTGTGTTTGTTGGCTGCCATGACGAGATGCGTGTTACGAATCTAGACCTGCACGATCAGATTCGTACTTATTTCCAAGCCGATGATTCGGGTTTTCTGGTGAAAGAGTTGCCGGAGTCCGACGATTTGAAGCGAGCTCGTTCCATCTTGAACCGCACTACCGTTCGAGTTGATGGACGCTACGAGGTTGGTCTTTTGTGGGCAAAGGACGATATTAAGCTCCCAGACAGTTTTGCTATGGCTTTACAGCGAGAGAAACATTTCGAGCGCCGTTTGAAAAAGAATCCACACATCGAGCAAGTTGTTCGCCAGCAAGTTGAGGCGTACTTATCGAAGCGCTATGCGCATAAAGCTACGCCTGAAGAATTAGATTCTGCAGAACCGGGACGAATTTGGTACCTCCCGTTAAATTATGTCGAGAACCCGAAAAAGCCGGGTAAAGTGAGGTTGGTGTGGGACGCCGCCGCTCAAGCGCATGGAATATCGCTCAATTCCGTACTACTGCCGGGGCCCGATCTCCTCACATCCCTCCCAGCTGTAATTCAACGATTCCGAGAGCGAAAGGTTGCTTTCGGAGCGGACCTCCGCGAAATGTATCATCAGATACGCGTGCGGGAGCAGGACCGTCAAGCCCAACGGTTTCTCTTCCGAAGTAATCCCAACGTCGAGCCCGAAATTTACATTATGGATGTCTGCACGTTCGGGTCGGCGTGTTCCCCTGCCGTGGCTCAGTTCGTGAAGAAACTGAATGCTACTCAATTTGTCGACAAGTTTCCCGAAGCCGTTGGCGTTATTGACAGGCGTCATTACGTCGACGACTATTATGACTGTACCGATACCGAGGAACAAGCGATCACCCGAGCGCAGCAAGTGCGATACATACACCAGCAAGCAGGCTTCGAATTCCATGGCTGGGTTTCGAACTGCAAGTCTGTTCTTCAAGCTCTCGGTGCCCCTTCGACTACGGAAGTGGCGTTAAGCGACCCCAAAACCAGTGGCACTCAGCGTGTTTTGGGGATAATTTGGAAACCGGAAGaagatgtttttgttttttctaccGATGTCCGAACTGATCTACAACCATATTTCTACAACCAAATCAGACCAACGAAACGCATCGCGCTCAGCGGAATCATGAGCCTTTTTGATCCGCTAGGATTCTTGGCGCCATTCACTATTCTCGGGAAACTCCTACTCCAGGATCTTTGGCGGACCGGATGTGAATGGGACCAGTTGATTGACGACGATAGCTTTGCAAAATGGCAACAATTTACTTCCTTCATGCCAGCTGTTGGGTCTGTGAAAATCGAACGCTGTTATCTGCAAACTTTTTCCCCGGAAGCATACGGCACTTTAGAATTGCATACGTTTGTGGATGCCTCCGAACAGGCGTATGGGGCAACATCTTTCTTTCGCATTACCGAGGGAAATAGCTACCGATGCTCACTAGTCATGGCGAAAACTAAAGTGAGCCCGCTTAAGCAGTTGTCAATTCCCAGGATGGAACTGTGTGCTGCAGTTCTCGGCTCTGCACTTGTTAACAAAATCGAATGCGAACACGATCTGAAGGTGACGAAGCGAGTGTTCTGGTCCGATTCCCGGACAGTGCTGTCTTGGATTCGCTCCGACCAACGTAAATATAAACCGTTCGTTGGATTTCTTATCGGAACAATTTTGCAGAACACAAAAATCGACGAATGGCGATGGGTTCCAACCAAACACAACATCGCTGACATCGTGACGAAACCGAGTGCTAGTCTGTTCTTGGAAACTGATAGTCCCTGGTTTCTAGGCCCAGATTTTTTGCGAAAAGATGAGAGCGAGTGGCCTGAGCAACATTTACCTTCTCCAAACACCACTGAAGAACTTCGTGTTTGCCATCAACATCATACTACGatatcttctttttcttttattgaTGTCACACGAATTTCGAAGTGGAATATTCTCCTGCGTACCATATGCTGTGTGTTTCGTTTCGCTTCAAATTGTCGACGTAAAGCTAAAAAAGAACCGATTGAGACAGTTGAAGCTCCAGATTCTACGAAAAGGTTGGTGGTTCGTTTTGTGCCTGGAGTGGTAGTTCCGCTGCAGCAAAGCGAGTATGAGCGCGCCGAGACAGTGTTGTGGAAAATGGCTCAACATCAACACTACTTCGATGAATTAGCAACTCTGAAAAAGAACGAGGGACTGCCGAAAGAAAAGTGGCTAAGTATCGAGAAAACAAGTCCGTTACATCGTTTATTGCCGTTTCTCGATGACTTGGGTGTACTTCGCGTCGACGGGAGAACTAGAGAAGCCACTTTTATTCCGTTTGACACCCGTTTCCCCATCATTCTGCCAAGAGAGCATGCCGTCACATATCATCTTATCAACTTCTATCATCAGCGATACGGCCATGCTAATAAGGAGACGGTTTTTAACGAAATGCGCCAACGATTCCACATCTCTAAACTTCGTCCAGTAATCGATCGTGTGGGGAAGCAGTGCCAGTGGTGTGCAGTTCGAAAATCCCGACCGAGACCAGCAAGAATGGCCCCACTCCCTGTCGAACGTTTCACACCTTATTTGAAGCCGTTTAGCTATGTTGGTGTGGACTATTTTGGGCCGATCGAGGTGACTGTCGGACGTCGATCAGAAAAACGTTGGATTGTGTTATTCACATGTCTCTCTGTACGAGCAATCCATCTCGAAGTGGCCTATCGACTGAACACTGATTCTTGCATCATGGCAATCCGAAGATTCGTCCTGCGCCGTGGGCCTCCTGTTACGTTTTTCTCCGATAACGGAACTAATCTGAAGGCCGCCAGTAAGGAACTGCAAGAGCAAATTAAACACATCGACACCGCTTCTGCAAATGTGTTCACAAATGCGAGGACCCGTTGGAGCTTCAATCCGCCATCCGCCCCACACATGGGGGGCATATGGGAGCGCATGGTGCGCTCAACGAAAGCTGCTATGACCACGCTGACATCCGGAAGCCGAATGACCGACGAGATTCTGCTCACAGTAATAACTGAAGCCGAAGAGATCGTCAATACTCGTCCCTTAGTCTATCTGCCGCAGGACTCGGATGTGCCCGAATCATTGACCACGAACCATTTTCTGCGAGGTAGCTCTTCGGGCCAACTGGATCTACCTATACCTCCGACTGGGGAGGCTGCTGCCTTGAGAAGCACGTACCGCCGATCGCAGCTGCTTTCCGATGAACTTTGGAAAAGGTGGCTGAAAGAATACTTGCCGTCTCTCAACGTCCGAAGCAAATGGATTGAGTTGAACGAGCCGCTGAAGAAGGATGACTTGGTTTTCGTTACCGATGACCTATGCCGTAACAGTTGGATCCGGGGACAAATCGTGGACGTTATTCCAGGAAAGGACAACCAGGTGCGCCAGGTGTTGGTTCGCACGTCTTCAGGAGTCTTTCGACGGCCGGTAACGAAACTAGCAGTAATCGAGGTAGGTTCATCTAGTAAATCTGACTCGGAAGCAGGTTCCGGACAAGTTTTACGGGCCGGGGAGTGTTGA